Proteins encoded together in one Limisphaerales bacterium window:
- a CDS encoding rRNA pseudouridine synthase, with protein sequence MVRLQKFLAQAGIASRRASEAIILAGRVEVNGRPVTRLGTQVDPAKDVVTVSGKPIQPLSHRYVAVHKPKGVLCTRKDERGRPILGDLLPPGWDLKPVGRLDRDSEGLIFATNDGEFALRMTHPRYNVPKVYTVEVKANVPQTALAQFTEGVEDAGELLRARKATLVSSTRARSIVRIELTEGKNREVRRLFATQKIKVTRLTRVQIGKIKLGELPPGKWRTLTETEIQTLLRN encoded by the coding sequence ATGGTGCGCCTGCAAAAATTCTTGGCCCAAGCCGGGATCGCTTCGCGGCGTGCCAGCGAAGCGATCATTTTGGCTGGGCGCGTGGAGGTGAATGGCCGGCCGGTCACACGGCTGGGAACCCAAGTGGATCCCGCGAAAGACGTGGTGACTGTTTCCGGCAAACCCATCCAACCGTTGAGTCATCGCTATGTCGCGGTGCATAAACCCAAAGGGGTTTTGTGTACCCGGAAAGACGAGCGCGGGCGGCCTATTTTGGGCGACCTGTTGCCGCCGGGCTGGGACCTGAAACCCGTGGGCCGACTGGACCGCGACAGTGAAGGATTGATCTTTGCCACAAACGACGGCGAGTTCGCACTGCGGATGACTCATCCGCGGTACAACGTGCCCAAGGTCTACACGGTGGAGGTGAAAGCCAACGTGCCTCAAACGGCGCTGGCGCAATTCACCGAAGGCGTAGAGGACGCGGGCGAGTTGTTGCGGGCCCGCAAGGCGACTTTGGTGAGTAGCACCCGCGCACGCAGCATCGTGCGGATCGAACTCACCGAAGGCAAAAACCGCGAGGTGCGCCGATTGTTTGCGACACAGAAAATAAAAGTCACCCGGCTAACCCGGGTGCAAATAGGAAAAATAAAATTAGGCGAGTTGCCCCCCGGCAAATGGCGAACACTAACAGAAACTGAAATCCAAACCTTGTTGAGGAACTGA
- a CDS encoding small basic protein, with the protein MSRHRSLRSSNTLGAKRNVLKRYERVALLKDRGQWKEGDRVAGLRKTKPSE; encoded by the coding sequence ATGTCACGACATCGCAGTTTACGATCTTCAAATACACTGGGCGCAAAGCGCAACGTGCTGAAGCGCTATGAGCGCGTGGCACTGTTGAAGGACCGCGGCCAATGGAAAGAGGGCGACCGCGTGGCGGGACTTCGCAAGACGAAGCCCTCCGAATAG
- a CDS encoding carbon starvation protein A, with translation METLLIALLAGLGFIVAYHTYGRWLGKKIFRLSASAVCPSEKLEDGVDYVPTKKSVVFGHHFTSIAGTGPIVGPAIAIMWGWLPALLWVVFGSIFIGAVHDFGALVVSLRNNGQTVGDIAGRVLNKRVRLLFLFVLFMALTVVLAIFGLVIAAVFKQYPAAIFPCIVQIPIAIVIGTLLHRKGFGLFLPSLIALAVMYLTVIFGNTGALGAFNAALAAWPLWQWVLVLLGYSYVASVLPVWTLLQPRDYINSLQLISALGLIVFGLGAAAFFGYTPTGGEKQTLSMVAPMWDFSPKNAPLIFPFLFITIACGAVSGFHCLVSSGTSSKQLKNEEDARFVGYGSMLTEGFLATLVLLACGAGLGLGMMHEGTMLTGKAAWTAQYGDWLAAGALAAKVGAFVQGSANFLQALGIA, from the coding sequence ATGGAAACCCTCCTCATCGCCCTGCTCGCCGGCCTCGGATTCATCGTCGCCTACCATACTTATGGCCGCTGGCTGGGCAAAAAAATCTTCCGTCTCTCCGCCAGCGCCGTCTGTCCCAGTGAAAAACTCGAGGACGGCGTCGACTATGTGCCCACCAAAAAATCTGTCGTCTTCGGCCATCACTTCACCTCCATCGCCGGCACCGGCCCCATCGTCGGCCCCGCCATCGCCATCATGTGGGGATGGCTTCCCGCGTTGTTGTGGGTGGTGTTCGGTTCCATTTTTATTGGCGCCGTGCACGACTTCGGCGCACTCGTCGTCAGCCTTCGCAACAACGGCCAAACCGTCGGCGACATCGCCGGTCGCGTTTTGAATAAACGCGTTCGCCTACTTTTCCTCTTCGTTTTATTTATGGCGCTCACCGTAGTGCTTGCGATTTTTGGGTTAGTCATCGCCGCGGTGTTCAAGCAATACCCCGCCGCCATCTTCCCGTGCATCGTGCAAATCCCAATCGCCATTGTCATCGGCACCCTCTTGCATCGCAAAGGCTTCGGATTATTTTTGCCGTCGCTTATCGCGTTGGCGGTGATGTACCTCACTGTTATTTTTGGAAACACCGGCGCGCTTGGCGCATTCAACGCCGCCCTCGCCGCGTGGCCGTTGTGGCAATGGGTGCTCGTGCTGCTGGGCTATTCTTACGTCGCCTCCGTGTTGCCGGTGTGGACGCTGCTCCAACCGCGCGATTACATCAACTCATTGCAATTGATCTCCGCCCTCGGCCTCATCGTGTTCGGCCTTGGCGCGGCGGCGTTCTTTGGCTACACGCCAACCGGCGGCGAAAAACAAACGCTGAGTATGGTCGCGCCGATGTGGGATTTTAGTCCGAAGAACGCGCCGCTCATTTTTCCGTTTCTTTTTATCACCATCGCGTGCGGCGCAGTGAGTGGTTTTCACTGCCTCGTTTCCAGCGGTACCAGCAGCAAACAACTCAAGAACGAAGAAGACGCCCGCTTTGTTGGCTACGGCAGTATGCTCACCGAGGGCTTTCTTGCCACACTCGTCCTCCTCGCGTGCGGCGCGGGGCTCGGCCTCGGGATGATGCACGAGGGCACGATGCTCACCGGCAAAGCCGCGTGGACCGCGCAGTACGGCGACTGGCTCGCCGCCGGTGCATTGGCCGCAAAGGTCGGCGCGTTCGTGCAGGGCTCGGCTAATTTCCTCCAAGCCCTCGGCATTGCG